The Styela clava chromosome 11, kaStyClav1.hap1.2, whole genome shotgun sequence genome includes the window ATATACGATCGTGATGAAGAAAGTTCTAAATGACTTACAAATACGATCGTGGTAAAGAATGTACAAAGTGGCATGCAAAGAAATCAGTCATCAAAAAATATCTAGTGTTATACTTCAGAATCGTAACGAGTTGCAAGAATACCTAAAATCACCCTGACCCATTAATACTGGCCAATGTCAGATTTGAAACATCAAGCGAATGAAGGCATGTTTGATTCTTTTTTGGCAGAAAACGATTGTGGATGCCGGTATATTGCCTCATCTAACAGAACTATTGGATGCTAAAACTGCCTCTGAAGAAGAACATCTTGAAGCAGTTAATTGTATCTGGGCTTTGGCGTTCCACCCAGAAAACAAAGAAAAGATCATAGAGgtattttgtattaaacataCGTTTTTTTGAAACGAATGAAATGAATTTCGAGTTCCATCTCTTCTGTGGTAAATATACCGGTAGGCTAGAGCTTAGCCACTAATGGAAATAACAATAAGCTTCTGATATAAGCAAATCTTACGCCTGCCTATGTGTTCATTTGAAGGCGACAAAAattaaaccttttttaattttcaaatattagaagatggtttgaataaattattatagATAGTATAAAAATACGTGAAAGTATGAAAATGTTAGATTTAAAAAACATATGGTACTAATTATcatcaaaataatatagaaataacTCATTTTCCAACATATATATCGTTATACTCAAAATTGATTATCAAGATACAAATTTGACCGTTTTACTTTCTAGGAAGACGGACTTATAGACAGTATCAAATCACTGAGATCAAGGGCAGAATGTAGCGCTAAATTAAACAAGGCCTGCTCTAGCGCCTTGTTTGTTTTGAACCTAGAAGAGCCGTTGGAAGAACTTGACGTGAGCGGGAAAAATAAACAGAACGTCAAGAAACATTTAATGCTAAGTTACAATTGGGAAGTTCAGCAGACCATTTTGCAGGTTGTCGATCTTTTCAAACTTTTACAAAATAGAAAGTACTGCGGGCAAGAAATCTGTGGATAATTTTTACATTCAAGCATTGTGGTTATTGTCCTAACCTAAAAATTCAGAAGATCCGCTAATTTTTAAAGTATCGTTGATTATGCTGTCCAAATaaatttctgtaacgtttcgttggaccaaggtcagacttcctcagacaaacaTTAGTTGAATAATATAACGCTATAGACGCAAACGTATAtatgtgttagtgtgcagcaagattcCTAATTCAcctaggatagttatcttcccTCTTGCTGCAGCAATCGATAGCACAAACAATATCTTAGTTCGTTTTTTACTTTTCCAATAGCTTCGTGATTTCCTAAAACAAAGTGGATATGAAGTGTGGATGGATGTCGATAAAATGCAAGATTCGATACTGTCTGCTATGGCTGACGCAGTAGAAAACGCTGCTCTCATTATAGTAGCAATGTCTGATGCTTACAAAAATAGCAACTCATGTCGAACAGGTAAAATTATAGACGAGCTCGAAAAAATATATCGCTTACATAATATATAGTATACTATAACAATACTGCTATAGACAGTAAAATGGTTTATACGATTAATATTTATAACTTCATTTTTAATTCATCAACACAACCCAAAAACTTTTTGCCGGAATTCTTTTGCGCCGCAATAAAACTTTAAGTCACACAATCACTGTTGTGCAAGATAATCATGTCGCAAACTCTTTTTTACGTCATACAGAAGCTGAATACGCATATAAACGACAGGTGCAAATTTTACCTTTACTTTTGCAACCTGGTTACGTTGCTGATGGATGGCTCGGTGCGATGGTCGGAACAAAATTATACGTCGATGTTTCAAACGAGGCGATCGAAAATAAATATGGAGATATAATGCAACAGATCAAGAGTTTAACATATTCACAGTCGTCTAACACTGAGCGAAGTCTTGTTCCAGCCACCAGCAAAGGTTGAACTATTTTCCTTGAAAATCCGAATAAAACCTaagtttaattttatcataTCCCAGTAAAACTTTTAATATAGGTAGGCAGACACTCattgataacaaaatttgaatgcTAACAACTATTTACTTGTTAACATGGATACTGGTATAAGCCACACACTATTTGGAAATATAACAAGtgaagaatataaaatatcgaCGTGATTTTTTATTTGGTGATCATTTGGTCGATTGCCATCTGCAAAATCATATGTTTATTTATGCACACAATCAACCATTGTGTTTGCTTAGTGCTTGCTATAGACATTTTCACGTTGGCTTAACTCATTCCCCTCATGCAATATCACCATAATTCTTCCTCAACAATAACTTAGGTACTCTAATGTTTAAATATGACTTTAGATACTGCTAAGACAATTCGGCCTGTAACTGCTTATCCAACAACAGTGAGTAGAACGACGAGTGTGGATGGAGGAGGAATATCTCTAGCGAAAGCAAACATTACTTGCAGAAAATGGACAGTTGAAGAAGTGACAGAATGGATAAAAACTACAGGACTCAAAGGTAGGCAGTACAAATCGTGaagttttaacaaaaaatagaaGTAATAATTGAGATATATAACGAGAAAGAAATTACACATTTTATCCCatagatcagtgtttcccaacccgagtccgcggtctcaaatgagtccgcggagggtttgaatgagtccgcagcGAGCCAGAAATTCGCTGCGGACTGCAAACGTTTCTGCGAAACTTagctatcagccaagttacgatttaagttagaatttacataaaacataaaatagacaatagacaataaatttatttcgtcgtgcaagaaatcacaacacaaattcaaaataggaaaaagtAATTATGCGTTACAGTAACGGATTTCATTGCAATTAACTGGAAGTCGCGAAGGACCAGAGATGGTCATAATAAGTCTGCGACACCAAGATTAAAAACGAGTTAATAAAAAGGctagtttattcacataacaatatTCGAtacaataattactggttaatgAGTAGGACTGGACATATATTCGAATACTCAACTAtcagaatagcaatttactattcgaaaatttggtaacaggtgacgcgtcgcctgatcaaacgattggatttcccAACTCACTTGCgaatttccgacgaaaacacgagtctgcgcacgcttcgatagataccttagtggtgtttctcgcgagttcgaacaacgaggaataaatttttttttgtaggtgtcaatggtggcaattcaaactttttaaattgaaaagcggcaatacaaaatactgaaaataaaacagagaacaCCATAAGGTTTGTTTTATTATGGTCCGCAAcggattaaaaacgcttttttagacattgtaaatcgcaaaatttcgggtgctacgtagtggtgggattcaaattttttgtcagccggttccatcacaaaagtcatgtttttcggccggttctgttacatgttTCTTTTAGTAAGGCttaccggttcgctgatctcataaaattccgtgagacggttgtatagaaccggtgcgaatcGGCTGAATCCCATTACTGCTGCTACCGTAGTacacgtaccagggcatttttccTTAGGATTCCTTGCTTTACTgactccacattggtacgtacagtactggagcgccataagtgttgtacgaacagctcagatttgtcgaattcacaaaaatacgaatcaaaacaaatcGGGCACTACCACGCGTTGCTTTTAATACACAACTGCAGATTAAAATcaccacaattaaattaatagtgaagcaaggcgatgaatttttatttttgatttactaatatactttaaatatatttttaataagtgctaaatcaagttgtactttctggaactttatagcagatagtagaattttctaacagcgatagcaaattcgcaagatcgcaaaacatatgtatcaaaactaaatataatcgggcaatatcaTTCTCGCATTATTATGTttgcagattgccgtggcattttaaagaagtaatgctttcatcttgtcgtaagtcgacgcaaccgtgggttaccatgaacacaattaaattaaaataaaaagatattttatattctcgtcgttgtcatggattgaatattgtgcgacggAAACGGCCattatacaataaaaaagtcggctcttttaacgagcacgTAATTGCTTTAATTGCTTCTTCGcgcagagtacggttgcaataaatgCACCTTGAGTTCTcgaggttttcgccggtgagaaaatagtccgcgaccaaaaaaggttgggaaacgctgccaTAGATTATCAAATTCTTAAACGGTGCTGAACATACATCGCGGTAAGCATGCAATGTCGTCTGTAATGGATGATAACCAAATCGTGCTAATATGTTTTGCTGTTGATACCCGCATACTGTTGGGTAATCATCACTAATCTAAAATACAGTTACAAGCTGTAATTGGAGAAAAGGTGCACTGCAGTGTTTACTTCTAAGTGACTGTCTCCACGATTGTCcagatttttctattttttgagaCAAGCCGCATTAGCGATTCCTTCATCGCAGCAATTTTCTTAATTCTAGCGTAATGTTCGATTATTCGATTACAGAAAATGGTTATCTTCAAGACTGTGACGGTATCGCACTCTCACAATTATGTAAATTACTTCTTCGTTGCCCTGAGACTTATTATTCGTTGCTGAGAGAAGAACTTCATTTGAATTTTAAGGAGATGTTGCTGTTTACCGATGCAGTTgaagaattattattttcatgaaaattccTGATTCTTGATAATGGATTTTTGCgcttaatttgttttatttttgtttagttGATTTGTAAAAATGGTACATCTGACAAaagcatatttttatatttaatcttacagtatttttacaatatttcaaaaaatcgtatatatatttttagagtACAGAAAACCTTTTTTATACCTTATTTTTGAGTCTATTTAAAGCAACAATACAAAAGACCATATAACGTGTTTTTGCCTggaatattataatttaataatatatatactacgGAAAAAAATTGGGATCAATATGAATATAATTGTCTTCATTACAGAGGTGTAAATTTTCAATGtgattcatattgaaataaagACCATAGTCCCATATATTATTAAGATTCTAAGGTTTGCACTTTTGTTTTTCTCCTTTTCCTACTTTGCCAAAATCGAACAGATCCAAACGACATCATGAACAGAACAAAATCCAGTAGTTCAGCACATGACATTACACTGGCACCCAACATGAGTCCAAGAGCACCTCCGATGTCACAGAAAAGTTTATCTAATGAATACGATTCTTCCTGTATTGTAGTCCGGTACCACAAATATGGAAAATATACACGAAAATAGATTCCGCTCTTCCtggaaatgattgaaattaaaaataaactttgtACAATGCTATGATCATCAAGTTGATTATCACAATTAATCATGAAATGCATATAGCCTTTTTCAGTTGAGAACATTTCTATAGTTGATAAGTAATATTAACGACAAAATACAAACACTTCACATTTTAAAGCCCAATCGCATCTTTCAGATCTGGGGCAGATATTTTGCTATGAGAGCTAGTAAAATTGCGGGTTCTATTGCAATTTGCCTTGTTAGTATTCCTACAATTTCATAGTATAAATATTACTTACAAAATATCGAATCCCGGTACGTATTTAGCCATCAGTATCCTGGTTCCTTCAGTTACTCTTGAAGACGTCATTGTAATATCATAAATCGTTCTGTTACAATCCGGAGGACAATTGCACTCTTGAAGGATAAATGGATTTGCGGATTCTAAATTCAATGTCAAGTTAGTAACGTCTATTTAGTAGATGCATCCTGGGTTCAGTTTACGAGTGCAAATTAGGCTACGTGCATAATAAGAGAATGCAAAAATAAGAGAACCATTAGATTTATTTTTCTGTACTTGACTTAAAAAGCATTCAAGTAATCCGGTGATTGTTTATTGCCCCCCAAATTGTATTTATACAAACTATCAAAATTGGCTTATTGGCccaattattttatcatatttgaaGAATAACTAGTCTTTTATGCGTCCTGCCTAATTCTCTAAAATGCTGAAAGTAGATTAGTGTCGCACCAAAGTTTGTCTATTCCTAAAAAAAAATAGTCTGTGAAATCGTTTTTTGTTTATAATCATTCATATGTTCATGTGACAACAAATTATTCAGGATTGTATAGGCCGCGTTTGCTGGAGGCTTTTCTCGGAAACGCATTTTCTCAAAATCTTCCTACCTCTATAAATGTAGGATTAGCTCCAATATTGATATTTAACCTGTATTAAACTTACTTAGCTATTTATAGTTGTGATAGTATAAACACATAAAAATCAGTTTACCATTCGAAATATGCTGAATCTTGCATTGGTCAAGTTGAAATTTGTTGCAGGTTTTCACTGAAGGGAAATCCAGAGCGTATTCTGCCACACAATGGCAATTCTCCATCATATAATCCATTTCGCATTCAACCAAACAAGCTGTTTGAGTGTATTTCGGATAATATTTAAGTTCACGAAAACCGCATTGCCCATGAGGTGGTTCCTGATTAAGAAACATTTCTGTTTTAGCTTTTGAGTTTAAGCGGGAGTTTGTGAGAAGCTAAAGTCGAAGCCAATTACAGAAGCTAAACCCAGACAAGGATAATTAAATATCAGCATTTTGTGCTACGaacagaataaattttatgacaaCGAAGACAACGAGGAACTTTTTAATGAGAACAGAagtggacagacagacaaacataTACAAAAGATAGGAAGTATTGTATAATTCTTGGTTGGTTCACAATTTAAAACTTTATGTCTTTTTGAGGACAAAGGTTTCGATAATATCAGTGGGAATCAAAATAATCCTAGTTTCGCGTAGCGTCGCTTCAAATCGGaaacagccgtcacgcttgacGGATTAAAACCGTGTTctcttaaaaaataaataatttggataaaatatcacaaaaaaaaggaaattaaggaattaataaaagtaatagtcttctagtgacaacaacaatcaacaacttcaaacactgaaaatttcgaagcaattgatccagttaTTGAGAAAGCGATTTTTCTACAAAAAGaataagaagaaaaagaatAGTAACAACATGATCCTCGCAACACTAtggcaaaacgatccataggtccttttcgtgtccaataaatgttTTATCAGTATTACCATTCTTTGTTCAATGAGTTTATTTATCATCAGGTTCACAGTTGCGCCAACCGGTACATAAATCCCTCTGTTTTCCAATAATACTACATCATCTGATGGATCGTGAACCAATACAGAAAATCCCTCTAATGTCATGAAAGGT containing:
- the LOC120347643 gene encoding uncharacterized protein LOC120347643 — translated: MGSSPSKRKSGAIPNENNLESAKIIDSVATANPTFKRNAFDHTVKERVGTPAISPEFQKMIDNVVTIMSALNKVEDFGENDIFSQLNELIKIYYLLSKDRMEELKKICELMIEKGLLSIFVRMWDEFHVDPEEFYADLNCSKFNNLNRIKVIFWNYSDKCVELGKACHKDGKVIERLMKEYTIPQLSVENLKQPRLRHMMKANLGILHNVVRLYSKNRDLIRKDDGIDKILAYEKSTYLIIKAKIFIVLAYCINEEENSKLMTGRSVISFIKDLLKSALESPNHVARTYAFSAEETVAAINKLASNDDNKKTIVDAGILPHLTELLDAKTASEEEHLEAVNCIWALAFHPENKEKIIEEDGLIDSIKSLRSRAECSAKLNKACSSALFVLNLEEPLEELDVSGKNKQNVKKHLMLSYNWEVQQTILQLRDFLKQSGYEVWMDVDKMQDSILSAMADAVENAALIIVAMSDAYKNSNSCRTEAEYAYKRQVQILPLLLQPGYVADGWLGAMVGTKLYVDVSNEAIENKYGDIMQQIKSLTYSQSSNTERSLVPATSKDTAKTIRPVTAYPTTVSRTTSVDGGGISLAKANITCRKWTVEEVTEWIKTTGLKENGYLQDCDGIALSQLCKLLLRCPETYYSLLREELHLNFKEMLLFTDAVEELLFS
- the LOC120347644 gene encoding acid-sensing ion channel 1-like, giving the protein MNFEKINFDSRLPGWKIEKTSQLEIIGDKERQNKCSSNLQNVSSSLYTKAFIEGVGVQGIRYIFMNDHTWHRRLLWVLMVLGASAYAIFMTVNNVNNFLSYPSTTKTEEFFVKKISFPAVTMCNFNVFQKKKLSPAESKMLEIMYRPFPDFGPDKINASEYDNINIRQFFHNKSYNYLTYMGVCSYRGKLCNRTKVLHTKLRDIGVCLTFDPSKDEEEKYQTLRGVDGGLEVGFMSDVKDWTHGPFMTLEGFSVLVHDPSDDVVLLENRGIYVPVGATVNLMINKLIEQRMEPPHGQCGFRELKYYPKYTQTACLVECEMDYMMENCHCVAEYALDFPSVKTCNKFQLDQCKIQHISNESANPFILQECNCPPDCNRTIYDITMTSSRVTEGTRILMAKYVPGFDILKSGIYFRVYFPYLWYRTTIQEESYSLDKLFCDIGGALGLMLGASVMSCAELLDFVLFMMSFGSVRFWQSRKRRKTKVQTLES